One Mycolicibacterium sarraceniae genomic window carries:
- a CDS encoding SDR family oxidoreductase, with the protein MPGVVDRVVVVTGAGGGLGREYALTLAREGASVVVNDLGGARDGTGAGHNMADQVVQEIKDAGGRAVANYDSVAEPEGAENIIKTALDEFGKIDGIVSNAGILRDGTFHKMPFENWDSVLKVHLYGGYNVIRAAWPHFREQSYGRIVVATSTSGLFGNFGQANYSAAKLGLVGLINSLAQEGAKYNIKANAVAPIAATRMTEDILPKEVLAKLTPEYVAPVVGYLCTEEVPDSASIFIVGGGKVQRAALFQNEGVTFENVPTVDDIASQWSQIDDLSAAEHATFKLG; encoded by the coding sequence ATGCCCGGAGTTGTTGATCGAGTCGTCGTCGTCACCGGTGCCGGCGGTGGTCTGGGCCGTGAATACGCCCTTACCCTGGCCCGCGAAGGCGCCAGTGTCGTGGTCAACGACCTCGGTGGCGCGCGCGACGGCACCGGCGCCGGTCACAACATGGCCGACCAGGTGGTCCAGGAGATCAAGGACGCCGGCGGCCGCGCCGTCGCCAACTACGACTCGGTTGCCGAGCCCGAGGGTGCCGAGAACATCATCAAGACCGCGCTCGACGAGTTCGGCAAGATCGACGGCATTGTCAGCAACGCGGGCATCCTCCGTGATGGCACCTTCCACAAGATGCCGTTCGAGAACTGGGATTCCGTGCTCAAGGTCCACCTCTACGGCGGCTATAACGTCATCCGCGCCGCCTGGCCGCACTTCCGCGAGCAGAGCTACGGCCGCATTGTTGTCGCCACCTCCACCAGCGGCTTGTTCGGCAACTTCGGGCAGGCCAACTACAGCGCCGCCAAGCTCGGTCTGGTCGGCCTGATCAACTCGCTGGCCCAGGAAGGCGCCAAGTACAACATCAAGGCCAACGCCGTCGCACCGATCGCGGCCACCCGTATGACCGAGGACATCCTGCCCAAGGAGGTGCTCGCGAAGCTCACCCCGGAGTACGTCGCGCCGGTGGTCGGCTACTTGTGCACCGAAGAGGTGCCCGATTCGGCCTCGATCTTCATCGTCGGTGGCGGCAAGGTGCAGCGCGCCGCGCTGTTCCAGAACGAGGGTGTCACCTTCGAGAACGTGCCTACGGTCGACGACATCGCGTCGCAGTGGTCGCAGATCGATGACCTGTCTGCGGCCGAGCACGCCACCTTCAAGCTCGGCTGA
- the pntB gene encoding Re/Si-specific NAD(P)(+) transhydrogenase subunit beta, whose translation MFTLETAATAAYVIAALLFILALAGLSKHETSRAGNTFGIAGMAVALVATIALALARQIEPLGLGLLVGAMAIGAAIGLWRARVVEMTGMPELIALLHSFVGLAAVLVGWNGYLHVEHHLAGSEAALLDSQGMLGIHSAEVFIGVFIGAVTFTGSIVANLKLSARITSSPLMLPGKNFLNVGTLVLFIALTVWFVIEPQLWLLIAVTVLALLLGWHLVASIGGGDMPVVVSMLNSYSGWAAAASGFLLSNDLLIVTGALVGSSGAYLSYIMCKAMNRSFISVIAGGFGIESSAAGSDVDYGEHREITAEGAAELLSSASSVVITPGYGMAVAQAQYGVAELTRKLRERGVTVRFGIHPVAGRLPGHMNVLLAEAKVPYDIVLEMDEVNDDFESTSVVLVIGANDTVNPAASEDPNSPIAGMPVLTVWNAEHVIVFKRSMASGYAGVQNPLFFRENTQMLFGDARDRVDDINAAL comes from the coding sequence ATGTTCACACTGGAGACAGCCGCAACCGCGGCCTACGTCATCGCTGCCCTACTATTCATTCTCGCCCTGGCGGGATTGTCGAAGCACGAAACATCCAGAGCCGGAAACACATTCGGTATCGCCGGCATGGCCGTAGCCTTGGTCGCCACCATCGCGCTGGCGCTGGCCCGCCAGATCGAACCGCTGGGGCTGGGCCTGCTCGTCGGCGCTATGGCCATCGGCGCCGCCATTGGATTGTGGCGTGCCCGGGTGGTCGAAATGACCGGTATGCCGGAGCTGATCGCACTGCTGCACAGTTTCGTCGGCCTGGCCGCGGTCCTGGTCGGCTGGAACGGCTACCTGCATGTCGAACACCACCTCGCGGGCAGTGAAGCCGCACTGCTCGATAGCCAGGGCATGCTCGGTATCCACTCTGCCGAGGTGTTCATCGGCGTATTCATCGGCGCCGTCACCTTCACCGGATCGATCGTCGCCAACCTGAAACTGTCGGCGCGTATCACATCCTCCCCACTGATGTTGCCCGGCAAGAACTTTCTCAATGTCGGCACCCTGGTGTTGTTCATTGCGCTCACCGTCTGGTTCGTCATCGAACCCCAGCTGTGGCTGCTCATCGCCGTCACGGTGTTGGCGCTGCTGCTGGGCTGGCACCTGGTCGCCTCGATCGGCGGTGGCGACATGCCCGTCGTGGTGTCGATGCTCAACAGCTATTCCGGTTGGGCTGCAGCAGCTTCGGGCTTCCTGCTGTCCAACGATCTGTTGATCGTCACCGGCGCCCTGGTCGGATCTTCCGGCGCCTACCTCTCCTACATCATGTGCAAAGCCATGAACCGCTCGTTCATCTCGGTCATCGCTGGAGGCTTCGGCATAGAAAGCTCAGCAGCAGGGTCCGATGTGGATTACGGCGAACACCGCGAGATCACCGCGGAGGGAGCCGCCGAACTCTTGTCGTCGGCCAGTTCGGTGGTGATCACCCCCGGCTACGGGATGGCGGTGGCCCAGGCCCAGTACGGCGTTGCCGAACTGACCCGCAAACTGCGCGAGCGTGGTGTCACTGTCCGATTCGGTATCCACCCCGTAGCAGGCCGTCTGCCCGGACATATGAACGTGCTGCTGGCAGAGGCCAAGGTGCCTTACGACATCGTGCTCGAAATGGACGAGGTCAACGACGATTTCGAGAGCACCTCGGTGGTTTTGGTGATCGGTGCCAACGACACGGTGAACCCGGCGGCTTCGGAAGATCCGAACAGCCCGATCGCTGGCATGCCGGTGCTGACGGTCTGGAATGCCGAGCACGTCATCGTGTTCAAACGGTCCATGGCCTCCGGTTACGCCGGCGTGCAGAATCCGCTGTTCTTCCGCGAGAACACCCAGATGCTGTTCGGGGATGCGCGCGACAGGGTCGACGACATCAACGCCGCGCTATAA
- a CDS encoding Re/Si-specific NAD(P)(+) transhydrogenase subunit alpha, with the protein MLIGIPRESLPGETRVAATPQTVGQLIKLGYDVLVESGAGVAASFSDEAFVEAGAGIGSTTETLAADIVLKVNAPTSSEIAALRDGATLISLISPALKPELVEELSTRPITVLAMDAVPRISRAQSLDVLSSMANIAGYRAVIEAAHAFGRFFTGQVTAAGKVPPAKVLVVGAGVAGLAAIGAAGSLGAIVRATDPRPEVADQVKSLGGEYLSIESPEAEVSATGYAKEMGDDYKAREAQLYAEQSEDVDIIVTTALIPGRPAPRIITADMVASMKSGSVIVDMAAANGGNVEGTVKDQAVLTDNGVTIIGYTDLAGRLPTQASQLYGTNLVNLLTLLTPAKDGVLTLDFDDVVQRSVTVVRDGETTWPPPPVQVSAAPAASAAAAPAVQHVKEPMTMGRRLGITFGAAAVLFLLIALSPAALQVHLTVFALAIVIGYYVIGHVHHALHTPLMSVTNAISGIIVVGALLQIGHGDVIVTALAAVAILLASINIFGGFAVTRRMLAMFSRS; encoded by the coding sequence ATGCTCATCGGGATTCCACGCGAGTCTCTCCCGGGGGAGACTCGTGTCGCCGCCACACCACAGACCGTCGGGCAGCTCATCAAACTCGGCTATGACGTGCTCGTCGAATCCGGCGCTGGAGTTGCGGCGAGCTTCTCCGATGAGGCATTCGTCGAGGCCGGTGCCGGTATCGGGTCGACGACCGAGACGCTGGCCGCCGACATCGTCCTCAAGGTCAACGCGCCGACCAGCAGCGAAATCGCAGCACTGCGCGACGGCGCGACACTGATCAGCCTGATCTCCCCCGCGCTGAAACCCGAACTCGTCGAGGAGCTGTCCACCCGGCCGATCACGGTGCTGGCGATGGACGCCGTGCCACGGATCTCGCGGGCCCAGTCCCTGGACGTGCTGTCCTCAATGGCCAATATCGCCGGCTACCGCGCAGTCATCGAGGCCGCGCACGCGTTCGGGCGCTTCTTCACCGGACAGGTCACCGCCGCGGGCAAGGTTCCTCCGGCCAAGGTGTTGGTGGTCGGCGCCGGCGTGGCGGGTCTGGCAGCAATCGGCGCCGCCGGCAGCCTCGGCGCCATCGTGCGTGCGACCGACCCACGCCCCGAGGTAGCCGATCAGGTCAAATCCCTTGGTGGTGAGTATCTTTCGATCGAGTCGCCGGAAGCCGAGGTATCGGCCACCGGGTACGCCAAAGAGATGGGTGACGATTACAAGGCCCGCGAGGCGCAGCTATACGCCGAGCAGTCCGAGGATGTCGACATCATCGTCACGACGGCACTGATTCCCGGCCGTCCCGCACCGCGCATCATCACCGCCGACATGGTCGCTTCGATGAAATCGGGCAGCGTCATCGTCGATATGGCCGCAGCCAACGGCGGCAACGTCGAGGGCACCGTCAAAGACCAGGCGGTCTTGACCGACAACGGCGTCACCATCATCGGCTACACCGACCTGGCCGGCCGGCTGCCCACCCAAGCCTCGCAGCTCTACGGCACCAACCTGGTCAACCTGCTCACACTGCTCACACCAGCCAAAGACGGTGTGCTGACGTTGGATTTCGACGATGTGGTGCAACGGTCGGTGACCGTCGTGCGCGACGGCGAGACGACGTGGCCGCCTCCACCGGTACAGGTCTCGGCGGCACCTGCGGCCTCGGCGGCCGCCGCGCCCGCGGTGCAGCACGTCAAAGAACCGATGACGATGGGCCGCCGGCTCGGCATCACGTTCGGTGCTGCCGCGGTGCTGTTCCTGCTCATCGCGTTGTCCCCGGCAGCGCTGCAGGTGCACCTGACGGTGTTCGCGCTCGCAATCGTCATCGGTTACTACGTGATCGGCCATGTGCACCACGCCCTGCACACGCCGCTGATGTCGGTGACCAACGCGATCTCCGGCATCATCGTCGTCGGCGCGCTGCTGCAGATCGGTCACGGTGACGTCATCGTCACGGCATTGGCCGCTGTCGCCATCCTGCTTGCCAGTATCAACATCTTCGGTGGCTTCGCGGTGACGCGTCGCATGCTCGCGATGTTCTCGAGGAGCTAA
- a CDS encoding tyrosine-protein phosphatase, producing MNHTQLSGAWNFRDIAATAGLRPGRFFRSSELSRLDDDGREVFVGLGITDVADLRSPQEVERRGAGAVPDGVAIHLLPFPDLSNTTAEAPHETSWQKMMSDPVPDEDVEASAVRFMTEEYQKFPTLGGAQRAVRQVFSLLGAGRPVIAHCFAGKDRTGFTVGVVLEAIGVSRDAILTDFLRSNDAVDSLRERIMESVVERAGETPEILTFAQARLTNGVLGVRESYLATARRTIDENYGDLKGFLRACEVTDEDIARTRTELRG from the coding sequence GTGAATCACACCCAGCTTTCGGGCGCTTGGAACTTTCGCGATATCGCCGCCACAGCCGGGCTGCGGCCCGGCCGGTTCTTCCGGTCCAGTGAGCTCAGCCGGCTCGACGACGACGGTCGCGAAGTCTTCGTCGGACTCGGGATAACCGATGTCGCCGACCTGCGTTCGCCGCAGGAAGTGGAACGTCGCGGTGCAGGTGCCGTCCCGGACGGCGTTGCGATCCATCTGCTGCCGTTCCCGGATCTGTCGAACACCACTGCCGAGGCGCCGCACGAGACCAGCTGGCAGAAGATGATGTCCGACCCGGTTCCCGACGAAGACGTCGAAGCCTCGGCGGTGCGGTTCATGACCGAGGAGTATCAGAAGTTCCCGACCCTCGGTGGTGCACAACGCGCTGTGCGTCAAGTGTTTTCACTGCTGGGCGCGGGTCGCCCGGTGATCGCGCACTGCTTCGCGGGCAAGGATCGCACCGGGTTCACGGTAGGCGTGGTGCTGGAGGCGATCGGAGTGTCACGCGACGCCATCCTGACCGACTTTCTGCGCAGCAACGACGCTGTCGACTCGCTGCGGGAGCGCATCATGGAATCGGTGGTCGAGCGTGCCGGTGAGACACCGGAGATCCTCACCTTCGCCCAGGCCCGTCTGACCAACGGCGTGCTGGGTGTTCGCGAGTCGTATCTGGCGACGGCCCGGCGCACGATCGACGAGAACTACGGCGATCTGAAGGGCTTCTTGCGGGCCTGCGAGGTGACCGACGAGGACATCGCGCGGACTCGCACCGAGCTACGGGGTTAG
- a CDS encoding acyl-CoA dehydrogenase family protein yields the protein MDFAMTAKGADYHKRLTEFMVEHVFPAEKSYDEHRAAAGPNDFTVPPVVEELKKLARGQGLWNLFLPSESGLTNLEYASLAELTGWSTEIAPEAINCAAPDTGNMETLHLFATEEQRKQWLEPLLAGEIRSAFSMTEPAVASSDARNIQTAIVRDGDDYIINGHKWWTSGANDPRCKILIVMGRTNPGAASHQQQSMILVPTDTPGVNIKRSTSVFGWQDQHGHAEIIYDNVRVPASNLLAEEGMGFAIAQARLGPGRIHHCMRAIGVAERALALMVDRVQTRIAFGKPLAEQGMVQNAIALSRNEIDQARLLCEKAAWTIDQLGNKEARDLVAQIKTVAPQMSCNVIDRAIQVHGAAGVSDDTVLARMYGWQRAMRIFDGPDEVHIRATARAELGRDKSAFAAAVTGA from the coding sequence ATGGACTTCGCCATGACTGCCAAGGGTGCTGATTACCACAAACGCCTCACCGAGTTCATGGTCGAGCACGTCTTCCCTGCCGAGAAGTCGTACGACGAGCACCGGGCCGCCGCCGGACCGAACGACTTCACCGTCCCGCCGGTGGTCGAAGAGCTGAAGAAGCTGGCCCGCGGCCAGGGGCTGTGGAACCTGTTCCTGCCGTCGGAGTCGGGGCTGACCAATCTCGAGTACGCGTCGCTGGCCGAGCTGACGGGGTGGAGCACCGAGATCGCGCCTGAAGCCATCAACTGCGCGGCACCAGACACCGGCAACATGGAGACCCTGCACCTGTTCGCCACTGAGGAGCAGCGCAAGCAGTGGCTCGAGCCGCTGCTCGCCGGCGAAATCCGCAGCGCCTTCTCGATGACCGAGCCCGCGGTGGCCTCCAGCGACGCGCGTAACATCCAGACCGCGATCGTGCGCGATGGCGACGACTACATCATCAATGGTCACAAGTGGTGGACCTCGGGCGCCAACGATCCGCGCTGCAAGATCCTGATTGTCATGGGCCGCACCAATCCCGGCGCCGCGTCCCATCAGCAGCAGTCGATGATCCTGGTGCCCACCGACACTCCCGGGGTCAACATCAAGCGCTCCACATCGGTGTTCGGCTGGCAGGACCAGCACGGCCACGCCGAGATCATCTACGACAACGTCCGGGTGCCCGCGTCGAACCTGCTGGCCGAGGAGGGCATGGGCTTCGCCATCGCCCAGGCCCGCCTGGGGCCGGGCCGGATCCATCACTGTATGCGCGCGATCGGCGTGGCCGAGCGGGCGCTGGCACTGATGGTCGACCGCGTGCAGACCAGGATCGCATTTGGTAAGCCACTGGCCGAGCAGGGCATGGTGCAAAACGCAATCGCCCTGTCCCGCAACGAGATCGATCAAGCGCGGTTGTTGTGCGAGAAGGCTGCGTGGACCATCGATCAGTTAGGCAACAAGGAAGCCCGCGACCTGGTTGCACAGATCAAAACCGTTGCCCCGCAAATGTCCTGCAATGTGATCGACCGCGCCATCCAGGTGCACGGTGCCGCCGGCGTCAGCGACGACACCGTGCTGGCGCGCATGTATGGCTGGCAACGCGCGATGCGTATCTTCGACGGACCCGACGAGGTCCACATTCGTGCCACTGCCCGCGCCGAACTCGGCCGCGACAAAAGCGCATTCGCGGCGGCGGTGACCGGAGCGTGA
- a CDS encoding response regulator: MTGKVRVVVGDDHPLFRDGLVRALSGSGEIAVVAEAEDGTSALAAIKEHSPDVALLDYRMPGMDGAEVAAAVKRDELPTRVLLVSAHDDAAIVYHALQQGAAGYLPKDSTRSEIVNAVLDCAKGRDILAPRLASGLAVEIRRRAEPAGPSLSTREREVLNMIAGGRSIPAIAEALFLAPSTVKTHVQRLYEKLGVGDRAAAVAEAMRRGLLE; this comes from the coding sequence ATGACCGGAAAAGTGCGCGTCGTCGTCGGCGATGACCACCCGCTGTTCCGCGACGGTCTGGTTCGGGCGCTGAGCGGCAGCGGCGAGATAGCGGTCGTCGCCGAAGCCGAGGACGGTACGTCGGCACTGGCCGCGATCAAGGAGCACAGCCCCGACGTCGCGCTTCTCGACTACCGGATGCCCGGAATGGACGGCGCCGAAGTGGCCGCCGCGGTCAAGCGCGACGAACTGCCGACCCGGGTGCTGTTGGTGTCGGCTCACGACGACGCCGCAATCGTCTATCACGCGCTCCAGCAAGGGGCCGCGGGCTATCTGCCCAAAGACTCCACCCGATCAGAGATCGTCAACGCGGTCCTGGATTGCGCCAAGGGCCGCGACATTCTCGCGCCCCGGCTGGCGTCGGGGCTGGCCGTCGAGATCCGGCGCCGAGCCGAGCCTGCCGGGCCGTCGCTGAGCACGCGGGAGCGCGAGGTGCTCAACATGATCGCCGGGGGACGCAGCATCCCGGCGATCGCCGAGGCGTTGTTCCTGGCGCCGTCGACCGTCAAGACCCACGTGCAGCGGCTCTACGAGAAGCTCGGGGTGGGTGATCGGGCCGCCGCGGTGGCCGAGGCTATGCGGCGGGGCCTGCTTGAGTAA
- a CDS encoding sensor histidine kinase produces MSNLPAPLARAADHLGTEPVRVAAVLRLPLIVLIALLVWIEGVDHWLPMVYWTVLIVYTATAAIWLAVVLRSPLQWWFGWASTAIDVVAVLAMCVASGGATSWLLPIFFLIPITVSFLDRPEITALIGASTTIGYLGAWIVYSKRDDTMGMPNIVYVQVGCLAWLALATTALCLVLARRRARVRSLLEVRRRLVSESMLADERNNRQLSEQLHDGPLQNLLAARLDLEDLHESPSEEGFERVDAALHDAINQLRSAVSTLHPQVLAQVGLGAALREVVGQYERRWGVPIDCEVEEVGKPPSQALLYRAARELLANAHKHSRATRLRVELDSAPGSLVLRVVDNGVGFDPGVLNDKVAQGHIGLSSLLVGVEAMGGSVDLSDTPGGGTTAVVTVPDGELPTERD; encoded by the coding sequence TTGAGTAACCTCCCGGCCCCGCTGGCCCGCGCGGCCGATCACCTCGGCACCGAGCCGGTACGGGTCGCGGCCGTCCTGCGGCTACCACTGATCGTCTTGATCGCGTTGCTGGTGTGGATCGAAGGCGTCGACCACTGGCTGCCGATGGTCTATTGGACGGTGCTGATCGTCTACACCGCCACCGCCGCGATCTGGCTGGCTGTGGTGCTGCGCAGCCCGCTGCAGTGGTGGTTCGGCTGGGCCTCAACGGCTATCGACGTGGTGGCGGTGCTGGCGATGTGCGTCGCCTCCGGGGGCGCGACGAGCTGGCTGTTGCCGATCTTCTTCCTGATCCCTATCACGGTGTCGTTCCTGGACCGACCCGAGATCACCGCCCTGATCGGTGCCAGCACCACCATCGGATACCTGGGGGCGTGGATCGTCTATTCCAAGCGTGACGACACGATGGGCATGCCCAATATCGTCTACGTCCAGGTCGGCTGCCTGGCGTGGCTGGCCCTGGCCACCACCGCGCTGTGCCTGGTGCTGGCGCGGCGCCGGGCCCGGGTGCGTTCGCTGCTCGAGGTGCGGCGCCGGCTGGTCTCGGAGTCGATGCTGGCCGACGAACGCAATAACCGGCAGCTGTCCGAACAACTGCACGACGGGCCGTTGCAGAACCTGCTGGCCGCCCGGCTGGATCTGGAGGATCTGCACGAATCGCCGTCCGAGGAGGGTTTCGAGCGGGTCGACGCGGCGTTGCATGATGCCATCAACCAGCTTCGCAGCGCGGTCTCCACGCTCCATCCGCAGGTGCTGGCCCAGGTGGGCCTGGGCGCGGCGCTGCGCGAGGTGGTCGGCCAGTACGAGCGGCGCTGGGGCGTCCCCATCGACTGCGAGGTCGAGGAGGTTGGTAAACCGCCGTCGCAAGCCCTGCTCTACCGGGCCGCACGCGAGCTACTTGCCAACGCGCACAAACACTCTCGTGCAACTCGGCTGCGTGTCGAGCTCGATTCGGCGCCCGGCTCGCTGGTGCTGAGGGTGGTGGACAACGGTGTCGGCTTCGACCCGGGAGTACTGAATGACAAAGTGGCCCAGGGGCATATCGGGCTGTCGTCGTTGCTGGTCGGCGTCGAGGCCATGGGCGGTTCAGTCGACTTGTCGGACACTCCTGGCGGGGGCACCACCGCCGTCGTGACGGTACCCGACGGCGAGCTTCCCACCGAGCGTGACTGA
- a CDS encoding TetR/AcrR family transcriptional regulator, giving the protein MASENGMSRREELLAVATKLFAARGYHGTRMDDVADIVGLNKATVYHYYASKSLILFDIYRRAADNTLEAVHDDPSWTAREALYQYTVKLLTNIADNPEGAAVYFQEAPYITEWFTAEQVVEVREKETQVYEHVHGLIGRGIASGEFFDCDTHVVALGYIGMTLGAYRWLRPDGRRTAKEIAAEFSTALLRGLIREEKLRVESPLGPGASVTKADAAP; this is encoded by the coding sequence ATGGCATCCGAGAACGGGATGTCCCGGCGCGAAGAGCTGCTGGCGGTCGCCACCAAGCTCTTCGCCGCGCGCGGCTACCACGGCACCAGGATGGATGACGTCGCCGATATCGTCGGCCTGAACAAGGCCACGGTCTACCACTACTACGCCAGCAAGTCGCTGATCCTGTTCGACATCTACCGCCGCGCCGCCGACAACACCCTCGAGGCCGTTCACGACGATCCGTCCTGGACCGCGCGCGAGGCGCTCTACCAGTACACCGTGAAGCTGCTGACGAATATCGCCGATAACCCCGAGGGTGCGGCGGTGTATTTCCAGGAGGCGCCCTACATTACCGAGTGGTTCACCGCGGAGCAGGTCGTCGAGGTCCGGGAAAAGGAAACCCAGGTCTACGAGCACGTGCACGGCCTGATCGGCCGGGGTATCGCCAGCGGAGAGTTCTTCGACTGCGACACCCACGTGGTGGCGCTGGGTTACATCGGGATGACGCTGGGCGCCTACCGCTGGCTGCGTCCCGACGGCCGGCGCACCGCCAAGGAGATTGCCGCCGAGTTCAGCACCGCGTTGTTGCGGGGCCTGATCCGCGAGGAGAAGCTGAGGGTGGAGTCCCCGCTGGGCCCCGGGGCCAGCGTCACGAAAGCCGACGCGGCGCCCTGA
- a CDS encoding SRPBCC family protein, with the protein MPLVSKTVEVNADADSILRIVADFEKYPEWNDEAKAVYVLARYDDGRPSQLRLDMEIQGQSGTFIQAVYYPGEGQIQTVLQQGEVFTKQDQLFSVVAMGPSSLLTVDLEVEVSLPVPDMMVKKLINDVLEHLATNLKTRAEQLSGI; encoded by the coding sequence ATGCCGCTCGTCAGTAAGACCGTTGAGGTCAACGCCGATGCCGATTCGATCCTGCGCATCGTCGCCGACTTCGAGAAGTATCCGGAATGGAACGACGAGGCCAAGGCCGTCTACGTGCTGGCCCGCTATGACGACGGCCGGCCCAGCCAGCTGCGCCTCGACATGGAGATCCAGGGCCAGTCGGGCACGTTCATCCAGGCTGTCTATTACCCCGGCGAAGGCCAGATCCAGACGGTGCTGCAGCAGGGCGAGGTGTTCACCAAACAGGATCAGCTGTTCTCAGTGGTCGCGATGGGGCCCTCGAGCCTGCTGACGGTGGACCTCGAGGTCGAGGTGTCCCTGCCGGTGCCGGACATGATGGTCAAGAAACTGATCAACGATGTGCTCGAGCATCTGGCCACTAATCTCAAGACGCGCGCCGAGCAGCTGTCGGGAATCTAG
- a CDS encoding GntR family transcriptional regulator — translation MNAPASARRDNRRGRRRSQLSDEVAAHLREAIMTGTLRPGTFIRLDETAARLGVSITPVREALLTLRGEGMVALEPRRGYVVQPLSRQDVADIYWLQATIAKELVTSAAQRLTDEQIDELDEANERLAASVIDGDPATVGAAEFAFHRLLNRGAGRMKLAWFLLHAARYMPPQIYLTDASWGESAVETHRQLIAALRRRDVNTLVALSGAEFSDGVDRLLEQLERNGMWRR, via the coding sequence GTGAACGCACCGGCTTCCGCACGGCGTGACAACCGTCGGGGACGCCGTCGCTCACAACTGTCGGACGAGGTCGCCGCGCACCTGCGGGAAGCAATCATGACCGGCACGCTGCGGCCCGGGACGTTCATCCGGCTCGACGAGACGGCCGCCCGGCTCGGCGTCAGCATCACCCCGGTACGGGAAGCGCTGCTGACCCTGCGGGGCGAAGGCATGGTGGCCCTGGAGCCGCGGCGCGGCTACGTGGTGCAGCCGCTGAGCCGCCAGGACGTCGCCGACATTTACTGGCTGCAGGCCACCATCGCCAAGGAGTTGGTGACCAGTGCGGCCCAGCGCCTGACCGACGAACAGATCGACGAGCTCGACGAGGCCAACGAGAGGCTGGCCGCGTCGGTGATCGACGGTGATCCCGCGACCGTCGGCGCCGCCGAATTCGCCTTCCACCGGTTGCTCAACCGGGGGGCCGGCCGGATGAAGCTGGCCTGGTTCCTACTGCACGCGGCACGCTACATGCCGCCACAGATCTACCTCACCGACGCGTCGTGGGGCGAGTCCGCGGTCGAGACTCACCGCCAGCTGATCGCCGCGCTGCGCCGCCGCGACGTCAACACGCTCGTCGCACTGTCCGGCGCTGAGTTCAGCGACGGTGTGGACCGGCTGCTGGAGCAGCTGGAACGCAATGGGATGTGGCGCCGCTAG